Part of the Periplaneta americana isolate PAMFEO1 chromosome 4, P.americana_PAMFEO1_priV1, whole genome shotgun sequence genome is shown below.
ttaaaaagtcatcttcaggtagAGAGCACAATAAATGGCACATTGAACTCAAGTGATATACAGTGAGGGaacatttgtgcatattataaaagtgaatatgtataaaaacattataaaattatatgtgaatACTAGATTGGTTCTGAGTCATATTAGCctacaataaataacatttaaaaaaacttgtaatatgttaaaattaatcTTATAATATGACAACCACACTTTAGTTGAGTCTATAAATGTTATATGACCAATTAGACCATGTTGTatgcaaatatttgaaatttaaaatattaaaaaaaattaaagtagccGTAATTACCCGCTAATAATACTATGTTCAGATAAAAAAAGTCATTAAAGAGATACAAACATTGGCATTCTATGTATATTTGGTTTTCAACCACTCGTAGCGATGTGTTGTAATAGacataatatttaatatgaagAATGTGGAGCCAGATGCCGAAGCCATCTCATCTTTGCGTTACACATAGAATGTCAACGCAATGTTGGTACTTAATTTATATAGCTaagattacattattattatgtttctatatatgttcaattttataatatgcacaaatgttCCCTCACTGTATATCATTTGTGTTCAATGTGTCAtttattgtgttcttcacctgaaaatgactttttaaataagtcgaaaatatttgtggaaatgtaactttataatgtaataaaacagaaaattaattctgtattaataTAGATTGATAAGTTGTAGACTGAAACTACACAACTATAGTTTAATATAACTTTATTGATTGTGTTTTCATTTGCATTTTTTACGTTAATTTTCTGTTAAttgttattttcattaataaattgtaaatggATAAGATAGGGCCTATACTAAGTCCGTTAGGGCTATCTTCATTGGAAGGTAGTTGCTAACAATACATATTCCAAGAGGAGTAGGTCTATGTGTGCAAAAAATAAACTCTCtagttaaaaaattgtaaaaactggaaGTTTCGTCCATCTCCTTCCCAGGACTACAAACCATGCAATAATAGTGGAACTGCCGATGTTTCATATAATGTTATTTAGATCTTTATTTAAGGTTCTAATATTAACGGAAATTCTTCCCAGATCGTGCTTTGTGCAGTAGCCCTCGGCGTGGCACACGCCAGACCAGGTTTCGTCCACAACGTGGTCGTCCCTCTGTCTCTATCCAGCCAGTACCATGCACAGGATGCTCTAGGACAGTACAGCTACGGTTATACCGACGGCCTATCCAGCAAGAACGAGGTGAAGACGTTCGACGGCTTTACCCGAGGAGCATATTCGTACGTGGACTCGAACGGAATCGTCCAGAGCGCATCCTACACCGCAGACCCCGTGAATGGCTTCAAGGTGTCGGCCACCAACCTGCCAGTGGCGCCCAAAGCCGCCCCCGCGGACGTTCCAGCTCCCGTGGAAGACACGCCGGAGGTGGCAGCCGCCAAAGTCGCCCACAAGGCAGCTCACGACGCCGCCGCCACTGCAGCCGCTGTCGCCCCTGAAGTTCCTGTAGTTGTGAGCGCTCCTGTAGTCTACTCTGCTGTAGCTCCTGGTGTTAGTGGTTTCGCTTACTCTACTGGAGTTCCTGGGTTCACGGCGTACTCTTCAGTGGTACCTGCAGTAGTTGCTGGAGTTCCAGCTGACACACCAGAAGTGGCAGCTGCGAAGGCGGCTCATTTCGCAGCTCATGTTGAAGCGAAGCTGCAGCACTTCGGTTAAGCTGAACGCTCGACGGTATTGAAGCTTTCCGAGGGCCACAGTTGCGAATTCAAAGTTGTACGAATATTGACAGCCGATGATATTCATAATTACATGCGTGCCATATGAAAAGTGTCTAaagaaaatgtgaatataaagaaaaacaGTATTGCtgcttgattttataaaaattacttaaattataaCTGAATATGTTTAACTATTAGACGACATCATTTATGGTTGTAAAGATCTACAGTCAGTCTGTGTCAGACAGAAAGCTTCAATGCCGACGaattactttgtattttatatgCGACCATTTGCTTTCGTACTCGGCTGAAGAAAATGTCTCTTTGTGAAATGTTTGTGGTTACTGTTCCAAAGTGCCTTACCTGGAGGTCACAGAAACGAACAGCTGTGAGATCATATTAGGTGTCGGTTGGGCCGGTGGTAACTGACACAAGTtctagttttttcttcttttattttctcttcctggctggattacaaataaaatacaccCACAATGGAGACGTTATTTCCTACTTAATATA
Proteins encoded:
- the LOC138697751 gene encoding cuticle protein 6-like yields the protein MHPSGSRANMSRCLQIVLCAVALGVAHARPGFVHNVVVPLSLSSQYHAQDALGQYSYGYTDGLSSKNEVKTFDGFTRGAYSYVDSNGIVQSASYTADPVNGFKVSATNLPVAPKAAPADVPAPVEDTPEVAAAKVAHKAAHDAAATAAAVAPEVPVVVSAPVVYSAVAPGVSGFAYSTGVPGFTAYSSVVPAVVAGVPADTPEVAAAKAAHFAAHVEAKLQHFG